Proteins from a single region of Argiope bruennichi chromosome 6, qqArgBrue1.1, whole genome shotgun sequence:
- the LOC129972090 gene encoding uncharacterized protein LOC129972090 — MSIYLTLLERQLKTAEIDEAEWVSQLLSLLPLDLAHIIAKEPEDKAQDYEHIKQVLLERFKIKTETYRQRFVSHQKKPNALWKELIFDLEHFLDGWLSGSGVTDFTGLKKLLITDQIKKRVPSQIRDHFLDVWSEFVDPFVLAEKLDHYESVRTKSNFVKFPERKMVERNRPISPKEEENNATAELLNKRISIATVNAVTTRSQKKGENAKGDGKARRIESGTGGKNEIEPEMQLREESLPPIEIGEGAEDLFTPFKITQEEFSKAQMDCGTLEECRERVNKGHEGFKRERGLFFRVTKDHLGNPRSQLIVPKKFRPAILEMCHESTSAHLGVTKTKDRALKYYFWPNCVKDIENYVRSCDPCQRIGKPREKTKAPLKLVPVISEIFSKLNIDCVGPLPISEKNNRYLLTAMCMSSKYPDAIPIEDLTSITVINAMLNVFSRMGFPREIQCDWGTSFTSYLTTEFFDKFGIKVTHSSVRHPQTNPVERFHKTIKRLLKVLCLESGKDWEKNLPATLLALRTVTHESTGFSPAELVHGKNLRTPEVLLYEHWVAPKENETAVAKYMYDLINRMRRCQDIAVTRMLETRDKRKLWYDKNAVHRQYKSGDQVLVLAASMPNKLSVQWIGPGEIQSQLSETNYIVKMTGKEAKPQIFHVNLLKPYHKRLAEVNLVFHEEKVNVETENDLEIAYPTGDVNAYDFEEISRSSNLEERLTTEQIGELKELLHKHKTVFSNKPGKTHLVEHDIELISNQPVRSKPYRTSQRQAEILKSEIKQMLDLKIIEMGQSDYTSPMLLVEAPGKAPRPCIDYRKLNSVIKTEYFPLPNLEERVERVSAAKFITVLDLAKGYWQIPMTKNASRLAAFVTNFGTYLPLRMPFGLVNAPYFFSKMMAEILGNCEKYAVPYLDDIAIYSETWEEHLKHVDEVLKRIGAANLTVKPSKCQLAQSRTKYLGHMVGDGVRTPAEAKIKAVIDFPTPKTKTQIRAFLGLAGYYAHYVEKFSVIAAPLTNALKGRMTKEQIRWTPECEQAFQELKMSLTKKPVLHAPDYTKKFIVQTDASDVGMGVVMSQLDSEGKEHPILYLSKKFSDAEKKYSTTEKECASIVYAIKKLKFYLDGQHFTIVTDHNPLVWLKTNAGNNPRLMRWSLALQPYNYTVTHKPGSKHQNADGLSRCNL; from the exons ATGTCAATTTATCTGACATTACTAGAGAGGCAATTAAAAACCGCCGAGATTGACGAGGCTGAATgggtctctcaactactgtcattATTGCCGTTAGATTTGGCTCACATCATAGCGAAAGAACCGGAAGACAAAGCTCAGGATTACGagcatattaaacaagttttgctggaacgatttaagataaaaactgagACATATAGGCAGCGTTTCGTGAGCCATCAGAAAAAACCGAACGCATTgtggaaggaattaatttttgatctggaACATTTCTTAGATGGTTGGCTTTCGGGATCGGGTGTAACGGATTTTACCGGGCTAAAGAAATTGTTAATCACCGACCAGATAAAAAAACGCGTCCCGAGCCAGATAAGAGACCATTTTCTAGACGTATGGTCGGAGTTCGTAGATCCTTTTGTTCTAGCCGAGAAACTAGACCACTACGAATCGGTGCGGACGAAATCCAACTTTGTAAAATTCCCCGAAAGAAAAATGGTTGAGAGAAACAGACCGATTTCGCCTAAGGAAGAAGAGAA TAACGCCACGGCCGAGTTACTTAACAAACGTATCAGTATTGCCACTGTGAATGCTGTCACTACTCGTTcacaaaagaagggggaaaacgcGAAAGGGGATGGAAAAGCAAGGAGAATAGAAAGCGGGACAGGAGGGAAGAATGAGATAGAACCTGAAATGCAACTGAGAGAAGAATCGTTACCACCCATTGAGATAGGGGAAGGAGCTGAAGATTTATTCACTCCGTTCAAGATAACTCAAGAAGAATTTTCAAAGGCTCAAATGGACTGCGGAACCTTGGAAGAATGTAGGGAACGCGTTAACAAAGGACATGAGGGATTTAAAAGGGAAAGGGGATTGTTTTTTAGGGTAACAAAAGATCATTTAGGAAACCCGAGATCTCAATTAATTGTGCCGAAAAAATTCAGACCGGCAATATTAGAGATGTGCCACGAGTCGACGTCGGCACATCTGGGGGTAACTAAAACGAAAGATAGggccctaaaatattatttttggccaAATTGTGTAAAGGATATCGAGAATTACGTTCGCTCGTGTGATCCTTGTCAACGAATCGGTAAACCAAGGGAGAAGACAAAGGCCCCTCTCAAATTAGTTCCCGTTATATcggaaatttttagcaaattaaatattgattgcgTAGGACCATTACCCATTAGTGAGAAAAACAATCGATATTTGTTAACGGCGATGTGTATGTCTTCAAAATATCCGGATGCAATCCCTATAGAAGACCTTACGTCAATCACAGTGATAAATGCTATGTTAAACGTTTTTAGTAGAATGGGGTTCCCCCGTGAGATACAGTGTGATTGGGGTACGTCGTTCACTAGCTATTTAAccacagaattttttgataagttcGGAATAAAAGTCACTCATTCATCTGTGCGGCATCCCCAGACAAACCCGGTAGAGCGTTTCCACAAAACCATTAAGCGACTTCTAAAGGTACTATGTTTAGAGTCCGGGAAGGATTGGGAGAAAAATCTTCCCGCAACTCTGTTAGCTTTGAGAACGGTTACTCACGAGAGCACAGGATTTAGCCCCGCTGAGTTGGTTCACGGAAAAAACCTAAGGACTCCAGAAGTGCTGTTATACGAGCACTGGGTAGCACCGAAAGAAAACGAAACGGCGGTAGCCAAATACATGTACGACTTAATAAACCGCATGAGACGTTGTCAGGATATAGCAGTAACCAGGATGTTGGAGACGCGAGATAAGAGAAAATTATGGTATGACAAAAATGCTGTCCATCGCCAATATAAATCCGGTGATCAAGTGTTGGTGCTCGCAGCATCTATGCCGAATAAACTATCAGTACAGTGGATAGGGCCAGGCGAAATTCAATCTCAATTGTCGGAAACGAACTATATAGTGAAAATGACAGGAAAGGAGGCCAAGCCCCAAATTTTTCACGTTAATCTGTTGAAACCTTACCATAAAAGATTGGCGGAGGTGAATCTAGTGTTCCACGAGGAAAAAGTGAATGTGGAGACGGAAAATGATTTAGAGATCGCATACCCGACGGGAGACGTAAACGCGTACGATTTCGAGGAAATATCTCGAAGTAGCAACTTAGAAGAGAGGTTAACGACGGAGCAGATTGGGGAACTCAAAGAGTTGttacataaacataaaacagttttttcaaataagccGGGAAAAACCCATCTAGTTGAGCACGATATAGAACTGATCAGTAATCAGCCGGTTCGGTCGAAGCCATATCGCACATCACAACGCCAAGCCGAAATTTTGAAATCGGAAATAAAGCAGATGTtagatctgaaaataattgaaatgggaCAATCAGACTATACATCACCAATGCTGTTAGTAGAGGCACCGGGAAAGGCCCCAAGACCTTGTATTGATTACCGAAAATTAAATAGTGTAATTAAAACTGAGTACTTCCCCTTGCCCAATTTAGAAGAGCGAGTAGAAAGAGTTTCCGCCGCAAAATTTATTACGGTACTAGATCTAGCGAAGGGCTACTGGCAAATTCCAATGACGAAGAACGCAAGTCGGTTAGCAGCGTTCGTAACTAATTTCGGGACGTATCTCCCTCTAAGAATGCCATTTGGATTGGTGAATGcgccatatttttttagtaagatgATGGCTGAGATATTAGGGAATTGTGAGAAGTATGCAGTACCTTACTTAGACGATATTGCGATCTATTCCGAAACATGGGAAGAACACTTGAAACATGTTGACGAGGTTCTTAAAAGAATAGGAGCGGCAAATCTAACCGTGAAACCATCAAAATGTCAGCTAGCACAGAGCCGGACGAAATATTTAGGACATATGGTAGGAGATGGCGTTCGAACACCAGCCGAAGCAAAAATCAAAGCAGTGATAgattttcctacccccaaaacaAAAACTCAGATACGAGCTTTCCTTGGGCTAGCGGGTTATTACGCACACTATGTGGAAAAATTTTCTGTCATAGCCGCACCTTTAACCAATGCATTGAAAGGTAGGATGACGAAAGAGCAGATTAGATGGACGCCCGAATGCGAACAAGCAttccaagaattaaaaatgagtttgacAAAAAAACCCGTCTTGCATGCCcctgattatacaaaaaaatttatagtccAAACTGATGCGTCGGATGTAGGGATGGGAGTTGTAATGTCTCAATTAGATTCCGAAGGCAAGGAACATCCTATTTTATATCTAAGTAAGAAATTTTCAGACGCGGAAAAGAAATATAGCACGACTGAAAAAGAGTGTGCTAGTATAGTATACGCCATAAAGAAGCTTAAATTTTACTTGGATGGCCAGCACTTCACTATTGTCACGGACCACAATCCGTTAGTTTGGCTAAAAACCAATGCGGGTAACAACCCTAGATTGATGAGATGGTCATTGGCTTTACAACCATACAACTATACTGTCACACATAAACCGGGCAGTAAGCACCAGAATGCTGATGGTTTGAGCCGCTgtaacctttaa
- the LOC129971114 gene encoding uncharacterized protein LOC129971114: MKSKLSIVILGFFGLFVIIQSLTLDPDNLKKYYKCWTFAQCYSDGPAADKFEKCITDSMTQDDVDDAYQFIKDNYSHYKSDNFDDAVKEYCNEDDDTRHEMYNKQIDGFVDYEKKTCEDPSTSGRCARVAETLQCVFSLLDQLKQKGKCKLRGKVKNVVQV; encoded by the exons ATGAAAAGCAAATTGAGCATTGTGATTTTGGGCTTCTTCGGTTTGTTCGTTATCATCCAGAGCTTGACACTCGACCCAGACaacctgaaaaaatattataaatgctggACATTTGCTCAATGCTATTCAG atGGACCGGCGGccgataaatttgaaaaatgcatcaCGGATTCAATGACACAAGAC gATGTCGACGATGCTTACCAGTTCATTAAAGATAATTACAGCCATTACAAGAGTGACAACTTCGACGACGCCGTTAAAGAATACTGCAATGAAGATGATGACACAAGA CATGAAATGTATAATAAACAAATAGATGGTTTTGTGGATTATGAGAAG AAAACCTGTGAAGATCCAAGTACTTCAGGCAGATGCGCAAGAGTTGCAGAAACACTA cAATGCGTGTTCTCTCTTTTGGATCAACTGAAGCAAAAGGGAAAATGCAAACTCAGAGGAAAAGTGAAAAATGTGGTACAGGtctaa